Part of the Sporosarcina sp. FSL K6-2383 genome is shown below.
GAAAAGACGTCGCCGGCATCAAGAAGAACATTATACGGATGGTCTTCTTTCAGTTTCTTGACGAGTGCAGCACGTTCAGCCGTTGTTTTAAGATTGGCGTGCGTATCATTCGTGTGAAGAACAGTTAAAGAAAAATCTCCTGTAGCAGCGACTGGTGTTTCGGCAGCAAGAACCGGTGTGATGGCAACTGTACTTAATAAAAGCATAGCAGTTGCAGTCCCTTTAAAGTATTTACTAGACATAGAGCACCTTCCTTTTCCCTTAGTTGTTACTATTTTATCACCAAAATAATATATTGAATAATGACAAAATAGTATTCTTATTAAGTGTATCATTTAGGCTACTATTGAACAAATTAATTTTAGGTAAATTTTATGAATAAAAAACCTGAGAGAATAGATCATCCTCTCAGGTTTTTTCGGTTAAGGCGCTGAATAATATTGTACGAGACCTTGATAAATGGACTCGGCGTAGATTTCCAAAAAGCTATCACTTGTTAGCTTTTTAAAGTCATCTGTATTTGATAGAAAAGCAAGCTCGATGAGTACGGAAGCAACGTTATTATTTCGAATGACGTAAAAACGCTCATCCTTCACGCCTCGATCAGTCATGCTGGCGTTTTTCACTAGATTTTTTTGAATCAAAGTTGCTAACGCCTTACTTTCAGCAGAATTAGGATTAGAAGATGAATCAAAAAACGTTTCAGTCCCTTTAGCTGAAGCAGATGTAGCAGAATTCACATGAATAGAGACAAATGTTTCGGCATAATTTTTCTTTGCAAACTCCGTACGCTGCTCCAATGATAAATAGGTATCATCAGAACGTGTCATGATGACATTTGCACCTGCATTATTCAGCTTAGCTTCTACAAGCAGAGCGACTTTTAGGGTAATGCTTTTCTCTGTTACTTTATTATTGGTAGCACCTGGATCATGATCGCCGTGACCAGCATCTAATATAATAATTCGATCTTGAAGGGGCTTGTTAGTTGTGTTCAGTAATTTTAAATAGCTTTTATGGACATAACCTATATTTGAATTTATATAGATTTCGGCCCAGTAACCATCCAATGATAGTATCTCGACTGTTTGTCCAAGTGTTAATGAGTCGATGATGGGAGAGTCTGTGCTGGCAGATTCCCGGATATTAAGGCTATTAACGGTTACTTTTCCCGTCAAATTGCTTGTACTAGTCGGTGGTGCAATCACAGGGGGTACTTCCGTGCCAACCTCAATCGTGTAGCTTCTGTTAATATAGCCTACCCCATGATTGAAAAGAATGTGTAGCCAATCCCCAGTTTGACCGACTACTTCAACGATATCTCCACTGCCTAACTTGTGAATAACAGAGCCATCAACTGATGGCAAAGTGCGAACGTTAAGTACGTCTTCGCCTTCAGTAGTTACTTTAGCAAAATAGGTCCTAGCTGTTACTTCAGGAAGTTTGACTGCTAAAGTAAACTTTTCATCCATCGCACGTGCTAGAAAAAGTGTGAACTGTGAGCGTGTTAGAAAGCTATTCGGCAGGAACTTTCCGGCGTCCCCTCTTGTAACGCCAGCATAGTACAGCCCATTGATGCGTTCGGCATAGCCATAGTCTTTTGAGATATCGGTCATCATCATAGGACGCTCGCCTGTAATTTTTTCTGAAAGATTGAAGGCAACCGCAAGTGCATTGCCCATTTCACCACGTTTTAAGTTTTCGTTAGGTTTAAAGTAGCCATTTGTATCTGCCTTGAAATAACCAAGGGCGACAGCACGGCTTGCATAATCATACTGCTCGGTTCCAACTTTAAGATCTTTGAATTCGATAGACGGAGTAGGGATGTCCTGCTTTTCGGCAGCAATGATAAGCATTTTAGCTGCTTGTGCACGAGTTAGATTATTGCCAGGTTTAAAGGTCGCTCCATCTTTCTCCTGGTAACCTTTAATAATACCAAGACCCGCTATGTAATTGACTTGCTCGTAATATTCCTTAGTAGGTGTGACATCCTTGAATTGAATTTGTTGTGCAGATGAACGTCCCGGGACTATGGAAACGAGAGCGAAGATCATCAGTACAACGGCAGCCCATTTAATTGTTCTCATTGTGTCCTCCCTTGTTATACTAGAGTCGTAGATTCAGTTTACCAGTGATGGGGCCGTAAAGCTATAATGATAAATAACTAATCCACTATTTTTTTATTATTGAATTCACAGTCAAGAGGTTGAACGTTACATGATATGTTATAATCATTGAATGAAATTAAAGGCGTAGCGAATGAGCTATTATATAGATAGGGATAGGATGAGAATTAACATGAAAAAAATAGTTGTGTTTAGCAATATGTATCCGTCATCACAGCATCCGACATTTGGATTATTTGTCAAAAATCAAGTGGAGCTTCTTCAATGGGCAGGTCTTGATGTGGATGTAGTTGCGATTCAGGATCCGGGTAAAGGGAAAGTAAGAGCCTTACAAAAATATATGATATGGTTTAGTCGTTCTGTTGTTTATTTAATGAAAAACCAAAAAAAATTATCACTTACGCATGCACATTATGCATTTCCGACAGGGATTCTGTCATTGATGGGGAAAAGGATGTTTGGCATTCCTTATGTTGTAACGGTTCATGGTGGCGATATTGATCAAATGGCTGCAAGGAGTCAACGAATTGCTCGTATGACGAAGAGGATTTTGCAACAGGCGGAGGCTGTCATTGTTGTGGGGGACAAGCTTCGGAAAGACGTAACAAGCCGTTTCGGTGTTGCAAATGCAAACGTGCATGTCATGAGCATGGGTGTTGATACGTCTGTCTTTAACTATGTGCAGAAAGAGGAGGCCCGCAACCAGATTGGCCTGTCGCAAGATGAAAAAATACTGCTATTCGTAGGGAATATTACCCGAGCAAAAGGGTTGCTTGAACTTGTTGAAGCGTTCGATTCGTTGAAATTGTCGTTACCTGATAGCTCGTTGTATATCGTTGGTTCGCAGAAAGATAGTCATTTTTTCGAAGAGTTGCGGTCGTTTATCCGCGATAAGGATGTGGAAGATATCCACTTTAAAGAGCCATTAGGACAAGCTGCGTTATCTCTTTGGATGTCGGCTGCCGATGCACTGATTTTGCCTTCACACCATGAGGGCTTTGGATTGGTCGCACTTGAGGCCATGTCTGCTGGCACGAAGGTTGTTGGTACAGATGTTGGTGGGCTGTCTTATTTATTGAAGGATGGTGCTGGGGTTTTAGTCGAAGCGAAAAATCCGGACTCGTTGGCGCAAGGTATGTGGAGTGTGCTAGATGAAGAGGTGATTGATGAAGCCGTTGTGCGCGCAAGAATTGCGGAACACTCCTTTGAAGCTATTTTAGAGAAGTTATTATCGATTTATCGTTCAGCTGAGAAAGGTCAGGTTGATCGTAATGAGTAAAATGATGAAAATTATCGGGGCTGTCGCTGTGATTAATATCGTGGCGCGGATGTTTGGTTTTTTACGAGAAGTTGTCATTGGGAACCAGTATGGCACAACGACGACGGCGGATGCCATTGCGACAGCGTATGCAATACCGAATTTCATTTACCTCGTGGTAGGTGGGGGATTGACGACGGCGTTTATATCGGTCTATCATTCGACGAGAACGGATAAGTCCTTGTATGTACGCAAATCGTTTACGACTGTTCTTGTGGCGGCTGTGTCGATAACGGCTTTCTTAATGATCTTTACAGATCCAGTGTTAAAGCTGTTTTTCAACAATCGAAGTGCCGAGGATTTCGCATTGATACGTAATCTTTATCTTTGGATGATGCCTTCTTCTATCATTCTTGTGTTATCGACATGGATGAGTGGGGCGCTAAATATCAATGGTAAATACAATTTGTCGAGTATGGCAGTACTGCTCTACAATGCGGCATTTGTCGGAATTGCTGTGCTGCTGACGAAGCCGTTTGGAGCGGAATCCTACGGAATTGGTGCTATGATAGCTGCCATTTTAATGGGAGGATTCTTGTATGTTGGTTTTCGGAGATCAAAACTATATTCGTTAAAACCATCTTTTGGCATGTCTGATGATGTTAAACGGTTATGGGTCATCGCGTTGCCGATTTTGTTTGGTGGAGCCTCATTACAATTCTATATCCTTATCCATCGAATTGTAGCGGCTCAATTTGATGCAGGTGTGATTTCAGCGGTTAACTACGCATCGAAATCGACAGGCCTTCCACAGGCAATTCTGATGACTGCGGTGACAACGGTTATTTACCCTCTTTTGAGTAAAAAAGAAGGAGAGGGCGATATGGAGACCATCCGCAAGCTTTATAAAAAAGGGATGCTCTATTTAGTTACACTACTTGCACCAGCAACGGCTGTCGCGTACTTTTTTGCGGAACCGCTTATCAGTTTCGTTTTCGAACGAGGGGAATTTACGAGAGAATCGACCTTGTTGATGACACCGATATTCCAAGTATTTGCGCTGTCGATGTTCTTCTTGGCTGCGAATACGTTTATTACTCGATTTTATTATGCAAAAGCTAATTCAATTGTGCCGGTCATATTCAGTGTGATTAGTGTCTTGGGGATTAATATAGCAGTTATCTATTTAATGAAGGATGCGTTTGGTGCTTCATCGATTGCATATGGTACGTTTATTAGTGCGGCGATAAACTTTGTGATGCTTGTAATTTATGCACGAGTGAAGTGGAAGCTGTAAGTCGTTTATTAAGTCGAGCGGTTTCGGTGATAGTGAAAGAACAAGTTACTATGTGGTTTGAACATTTCCATGCATATTCTGGGATCAGTTGGAAAGGCATTATTACGACTACGGAAAATCGGGAAATTTTGGTAGGTATAGGAATCGGGTGCTGGGCATTTGACGATTTGACAGATGATTTGGAAAGGCGACTGAGTCATTACTATATAATCGAGAAGCCCTCGATATTGACGCGCGTATTTTGACCACTACATTGAAAAAAGCTTCTTTTTTGGAAGAATAACAACAAGGAGGACTATCCGTTATGGATAAGTCCTCCTTGTTAGGTATTTAGGGATAGTGAACGTTGTCTACTTTGCTGAAAATGTTGTTTAGTTTCCGAAAAACGTTGTCTAGTTTGTTGATTATGTTGCTTACTTGATCAAACGTTGTTAACTTTCCCGAAAGCGTTGTCTAGTTTCCGAAAAACGTTGTCTAGTTTGTTGATTATATTGTTTACTGGATCGAACGTTGTCAACTTTGCCGAAAACCTTGTTAAGTTACCCAATTGGGCACAGCATTACCTACATAAAAAAGTTATCTACGCCAATTCGATCTTCCAAGCCACTTTTCTTAAATAACAAAATTTTATCTTTTGGTAAACGCTTGATAATGATTTGAATTCCCCTTTTATCCGCGTCATCAAGCAAAGCAAAAAGTGTTGCCTCCCCTGTTGCATCAACAACAGAAAGGTGTTCCATATCGAGAATGATTTTTGTCGCACCAGATTCAAGCAGCTGTGGATATTTATTTTCAAATATTTTGGCGGTCCCAAAGAAAATAGGACCATCTACAGTATACTTCGTTAATGAAGTAGGGCCATCCATACCGAATTTAACAATCTCTACATCAGATAGCTTTGCCTCCTCAATATGGAGTTTTCCACTCATTTTCTTCAGGAACGAGAGGGCTGCTAGTAAAATCCCAACTTGAACGGCGACGGTTAAATTGATAAAAATCGTCAATAGAAATGTTGTTAATAAAACAATAGAATCTCCTGAACGAATCGATAGAATATGAATGAACGCTTTTCGAGCACTCATATTCCACGCGACATACATCAAAATCGGTGCCATCGCCGCTAGCGGAATATGCGACGCATAGGGGGCGAATAACAGTAAAAAAGCCAAAACAAATAGACTTTGCACAACTCCAGATATTGGACTGACAGCACCGGAACGAATATTTGTCGCAGTTCTTGCGATTGCCCCAGTTGCAGGAATACCCCCGAATAATGGTGTAATAATGTTGGCAATTCCCTGTCCGAACAGC
Proteins encoded:
- a CDS encoding N-acetylmuramoyl-L-alanine amidase produces the protein MRTIKWAAVVLMIFALVSIVPGRSSAQQIQFKDVTPTKEYYEQVNYIAGLGIIKGYQEKDGATFKPGNNLTRAQAAKMLIIAAEKQDIPTPSIEFKDLKVGTEQYDYASRAVALGYFKADTNGYFKPNENLKRGEMGNALAVAFNLSEKITGERPMMMTDISKDYGYAERINGLYYAGVTRGDAGKFLPNSFLTRSQFTLFLARAMDEKFTLAVKLPEVTARTYFAKVTTEGEDVLNVRTLPSVDGSVIHKLGSGDIVEVVGQTGDWLHILFNHGVGYINRSYTIEVGTEVPPVIAPPTSTSNLTGKVTVNSLNIRESASTDSPIIDSLTLGQTVEILSLDGYWAEIYINSNIGYVHKSYLKLLNTTNKPLQDRIIILDAGHGDHDPGATNNKVTEKSITLKVALLVEAKLNNAGANVIMTRSDDTYLSLEQRTEFAKKNYAETFVSIHVNSATSASAKGTETFFDSSSNPNSAESKALATLIQKNLVKNASMTDRGVKDERFYVIRNNNVASVLIELAFLSNTDDFKKLTSDSFLEIYAESIYQGLVQYYSAP
- a CDS encoding glycosyltransferase, whose protein sequence is MKKIVVFSNMYPSSQHPTFGLFVKNQVELLQWAGLDVDVVAIQDPGKGKVRALQKYMIWFSRSVVYLMKNQKKLSLTHAHYAFPTGILSLMGKRMFGIPYVVTVHGGDIDQMAARSQRIARMTKRILQQAEAVIVVGDKLRKDVTSRFGVANANVHVMSMGVDTSVFNYVQKEEARNQIGLSQDEKILLFVGNITRAKGLLELVEAFDSLKLSLPDSSLYIVGSQKDSHFFEELRSFIRDKDVEDIHFKEPLGQAALSLWMSAADALILPSHHEGFGLVALEAMSAGTKVVGTDVGGLSYLLKDGAGVLVEAKNPDSLAQGMWSVLDEEVIDEAVVRARIAEHSFEAILEKLLSIYRSAEKGQVDRNE
- a CDS encoding lipid II flippase MurJ; the protein is MSKMMKIIGAVAVINIVARMFGFLREVVIGNQYGTTTTADAIATAYAIPNFIYLVVGGGLTTAFISVYHSTRTDKSLYVRKSFTTVLVAAVSITAFLMIFTDPVLKLFFNNRSAEDFALIRNLYLWMMPSSIILVLSTWMSGALNINGKYNLSSMAVLLYNAAFVGIAVLLTKPFGAESYGIGAMIAAILMGGFLYVGFRRSKLYSLKPSFGMSDDVKRLWVIALPILFGGASLQFYILIHRIVAAQFDAGVISAVNYASKSTGLPQAILMTAVTTVIYPLLSKKEGEGDMETIRKLYKKGMLYLVTLLAPATAVAYFFAEPLISFVFERGEFTRESTLLMTPIFQVFALSMFFLAANTFITRFYYAKANSIVPVIFSVISVLGINIAVIYLMKDAFGASSIAYGTFISAAINFVMLVIYARVKWKL